From Alienimonas californiensis, a single genomic window includes:
- a CDS encoding putative immunity protein, translating into MRDRRFIAAHRGGPLSRTDHHRLALWATDCAERVLPLFEDGRDDDRPRRAIEAARLWAGGGVRVGVGQRAAWAAHAAAREAVGDPAAVAAARAAGHAAATAHMADHSLGPVLYGLRAIAAAGGDVDAEQRRQLERLPEDLRELATSAIAARPGWRAPTGPSAPM; encoded by the coding sequence GTGCGCGATCGTCGCTTCATCGCCGCCCATCGTGGGGGGCCGCTCAGCCGGACGGACCATCACCGGCTGGCATTGTGGGCGACGGACTGCGCCGAACGCGTGCTGCCGCTGTTCGAAGACGGCCGGGACGACGACCGCCCCCGCCGGGCGATCGAGGCGGCCCGCCTCTGGGCCGGTGGCGGCGTGCGGGTCGGAGTGGGTCAGCGGGCGGCGTGGGCCGCTCATGCCGCGGCTCGGGAGGCCGTCGGCGACCCCGCCGCGGTCGCCGCCGCCCGGGCCGCCGGGCACGCCGCGGCGACGGCGCACATGGCCGATCACTCTTTGGGGCCGGTTCTCTACGGCCTGCGGGCGATCGCCGCCGCGGGGGGCGACGTCGACGCGGAGCAGCGCCGGCAGCTCGAACGGCTGCCCGAGGACTTACGGGAGTTGGCGACCTCCGCAATCGCCGCCCGCCCCGGCTGGCGGGCGCCGACGGGGCCGTCGGCACCCATGTGA